A genomic stretch from Candidatus Omnitrophota bacterium includes:
- a CDS encoding GlsB/YeaQ/YmgE family stress response membrane protein, translating into MIGWLAGILNRGRGFGITGDILTGIVGAMLGGWLVGRTGLSTNSLVATLLLALVGAVVLVGVTRFIVRETAVN; encoded by the coding sequence ATGATCGGATGGTTGGCAGGGATTCTCAATAGAGGCCGGGGATTCGGGATCACTGGGGACATCTTGACCGGGATTGTTGGAGCTATGCTTGGTGGATGGTTGGTTGGGAGGACCGGGCTATCTACCAATAGTTTGGTCGCCACATTACTACTGGCGCTTGTCGGTGCGGTGGTTCTAGTGGGTGTGACGCGTTTCATTGTAAGGGAAACAGCGGTAAATTAA
- a CDS encoding response regulator, translating to MNKKQIYIVDDDESVCRALSILLGTYGFNVDAFTSAIEFFSTVPNSVTGCLILDIHMPGMDGWEALKHLLASGSDRPVIIISADRNGGMKEKVLKAGAAGFLQKPFNDQALVDLIKIAIENNKKA from the coding sequence ATGAACAAGAAACAAATTTACATTGTGGACGACGACGAATCAGTCTGCCGCGCGCTGAGCATCCTGCTGGGCACATACGGGTTTAATGTTGATGCTTTTACTTCCGCAATAGAATTTTTTAGCACTGTGCCCAATAGTGTTACCGGTTGTTTAATTCTGGACATCCATATGCCGGGAATGGACGGATGGGAGGCGTTAAAGCATCTTCTTGCATCAGGATCCGATCGCCCGGTCATTATTATTTCGGCGGACAGAAATGGCGGCATGAAGGAGAAGGTTTTAAAAGCGGGCGCGGCGGGTTTTTTACAAAAACCTTTTAACGACCAGGCGTTAGTGGATCTTATTAAAATTGCGATTGAAAATAACAAAAAAGCATAA
- a CDS encoding response regulator has translation MDNRGPIIYIVDDDLSVCRALSLLLRSHGFKVEAFTRADSFLAYKHPKLPSCLVLDVQLPGINGLNLQEMMTQRGIAIPIIFITGHGDIPMSVKTMKAGAIDFLPKPFTKKKLLDAITLAISKSAAQNKEQAEIAKIKRRVRTLSPRELEVFRLVARGMLSKQIAFKRGTALQTIKVHRGRVMQKMQAKTVTELIRLAQKAGVTSSKT, from the coding sequence ATGGACAACCGCGGGCCTATCATTTATATAGTTGATGACGATCTCTCTGTGTGCAGGGCTCTCTCCTTATTGCTAAGATCGCACGGATTTAAAGTTGAAGCGTTCACGCGCGCAGACTCCTTCCTGGCGTATAAGCATCCGAAGCTGCCGTCATGCCTGGTCCTAGATGTCCAGTTACCGGGTATCAACGGGCTCAACCTTCAGGAGATGATGACACAGCGGGGCATCGCCATTCCCATCATCTTTATCACCGGACACGGCGATATTCCAATGAGCGTAAAAACTATGAAGGCAGGCGCTATTGATTTTCTTCCTAAACCCTTTACTAAGAAGAAGTTGCTTGATGCCATCACACTTGCCATCTCAAAAAGCGCAGCTCAAAATAAAGAACAGGCCGAAATAGCAAAGATCAAACGCCGCGTCAGGACCCTGTCTCCGCGGGAACTGGAAGTCTTCCGGCTCGTAGCCAGGGGGATGCTGAGTAAACAGATTGCCTTCAAGCGGGGGACCGCCCTTCAAACGATCAAGGTTCACCGCGGCCGTGTCATGCAGAAGATGCAGGCTAAGACCGTAACAGAGCTCATCCGCTTAGCCCAAAAAGCAGGCGTCACCTCCTCTAAAACGTAA
- a CDS encoding ATP-binding protein, giving the protein MRLKGLVLRQADKIKIKNGQLRNGTKERIKSEKRIHTDANLIRKKDLEIIKQREELLHVTRVGKLAEFVSSLAHEISQPLTAILSYAQAAQRILSGREPKIQETLQYIINDSQRATAVIHRLRALLEKTAPEMKPLDINFLVDETVALLATDATVRNILLKIELEGDLPLVLGDRVQLQQVLLNLISNSFDAIESSRGKREISIRASRKDPGMIIVEVKDSGCGIPAQNISKLFTRFFTSKPDGLGMGLSISRSIIEAHGGRLDVKNNPDRGATFYFTIPIGAKDA; this is encoded by the coding sequence GTGCGTCTTAAGGGGTTGGTCCTACGGCAAGCCGATAAGATCAAGATTAAAAATGGACAGCTGAGGAATGGAACAAAGGAACGGATAAAGTCGGAAAAGCGGATCCACACAGACGCTAACTTAATACGGAAAAAGGATCTGGAGATCATTAAACAGCGCGAGGAGCTTTTGCATGTTACCAGAGTGGGAAAGCTTGCGGAGTTTGTCTCGTCCTTGGCCCACGAGATCAGTCAGCCTCTTACGGCTATTCTTTCGTACGCTCAAGCTGCCCAACGTATACTCTCCGGCAGGGAGCCTAAGATACAGGAGACTCTTCAGTACATCATTAATGATAGCCAGCGGGCGACGGCTGTTATCCATAGATTACGTGCGCTGTTAGAGAAGACCGCGCCCGAAATGAAACCTCTGGATATTAATTTCCTCGTTGACGAGACCGTCGCGCTTCTTGCAACCGATGCTACCGTAAGGAACATTTTATTAAAAATTGAGTTGGAGGGCGATCTTCCGCTTGTTCTTGGCGACCGGGTACAGCTGCAACAGGTCCTCCTGAATCTCATAAGCAACAGTTTCGATGCCATTGAAAGCAGCCGAGGTAAGCGTGAAATATCGATTCGTGCGTCGCGTAAAGATCCCGGCATGATTATCGTGGAGGTAAAGGATTCCGGATGCGGAATCCCCGCACAAAATATATCTAAGCTCTTCACCCGATTTTTTACGAGCAAGCCGGATGGCTTGGGTATGGGACTGTCTATCAGCCGCTCCATCATTGAGGCTCATGGCGGCCGGCTGGACGTAAAGAATAATCCTGATCGCGGCGCTACCTTTTATTTCACCATCCCTATCGGCGCAAAGGACGCTTAA
- the gltA gene encoding NADPH-dependent glutamate synthase translates to MKKDPVKVRERKANERSVSFDEVVLGYTEKEALEEAARCIQCKNPTCIEGCPVNIDIKKFIYQITQKDYTGAYFTIREKNDFPSICGRVCPAEYQCEKTCVFTKKGSSFASEQAINIHLLERFAGDYGKENDLEVGLKKGGELSRYKVAIVGSGPAGVACAGELAREGIKVTVFEALHVSGGVLRYGIPPFRLPRDILDFELDSLKKLGVEIVPNYIIGKAKGLDELLTEGYDAVFLGLGAGVPTFLGIKGENLCNVYSANEFLTRINLMSAFKFPEFHTPVNIGKSVVVIGGGNTAMDAARAALRMQKIMGMTGDTTILYRRTEAEMPARRIEIEHAKEEGVKFGFLSSPEEFTGDDKSFVRKLRCLKCKLGEPDSSGRRRPIAIPGSDYEINCDMAVIAIGLMANQVLTRATPALAIDKYSDVIVDKETMGTSIKKVYAGGDIVGGEGTVIEAMGMAKKASRAIIKYLYKQTTINKNDE, encoded by the coding sequence ATGAAGAAAGATCCCGTAAAGGTCCGCGAGCGTAAAGCCAATGAGAGATCCGTCTCTTTCGACGAAGTCGTATTGGGTTATACCGAAAAAGAAGCTCTCGAAGAAGCCGCCAGGTGCATCCAATGTAAAAATCCCACCTGTATCGAGGGATGCCCGGTCAATATTGATATAAAGAAATTCATATACCAGATAACACAAAAAGACTATACGGGCGCCTATTTCACGATACGGGAGAAGAACGATTTCCCGTCGATCTGCGGCAGGGTTTGTCCCGCGGAATATCAGTGCGAGAAGACTTGCGTCTTCACTAAAAAGGGATCTTCATTTGCTTCGGAACAGGCGATCAACATACATCTGCTGGAGCGGTTCGCCGGTGATTACGGTAAGGAGAATGACCTCGAGGTTGGGCTTAAAAAGGGTGGAGAATTATCAAGATATAAGGTAGCGATCGTCGGTTCCGGCCCCGCGGGCGTAGCTTGCGCAGGCGAGCTTGCGAGGGAGGGTATAAAGGTAACTGTCTTCGAGGCGCTCCACGTATCCGGCGGGGTTTTGCGCTATGGCATACCGCCGTTCAGGCTGCCGCGCGATATTCTCGATTTCGAGCTGGACTCCCTTAAGAAGCTGGGGGTCGAGATCGTGCCGAATTACATCATAGGCAAAGCCAAAGGGTTGGACGAGCTTTTGACGGAAGGCTACGATGCCGTATTTCTCGGCCTCGGCGCCGGGGTCCCGACTTTCCTAGGAATAAAGGGAGAAAATCTCTGCAACGTCTATTCGGCCAATGAATTCCTGACTAGAATCAATCTTATGTCGGCATTTAAATTTCCCGAGTTTCACACTCCGGTAAATATAGGCAAATCTGTCGTGGTGATCGGCGGCGGAAATACCGCTATGGACGCTGCAAGGGCAGCTCTCAGGATGCAGAAGATAATGGGCATGACGGGCGATACCACCATACTATACCGGCGCACAGAAGCCGAGATGCCGGCAAGAAGGATCGAGATAGAACACGCTAAAGAGGAAGGCGTAAAATTCGGGTTCCTGTCCTCGCCCGAAGAATTTACCGGCGACGATAAAAGCTTTGTGAGAAAACTGCGCTGTCTGAAATGCAAACTGGGTGAGCCGGATAGCTCCGGCAGAAGAAGGCCCATCGCTATCCCCGGCAGCGATTATGAGATAAATTGCGACATGGCCGTCATCGCTATAGGCCTGATGGCGAACCAGGTGCTGACGCGCGCAACGCCCGCGCTCGCCATAGATAAATACTCGGATGTGATAGTGGATAAAGAAACTATGGGGACCTCAATAAAAAAAGTATATGCCGGAGGCGATATCGTCGGCGGCGAAGGCACGGTCATCGAGGCCATGGGCATGGCAAAAAAAGCTTCCCGGGCTATAATTAAATACCTGTATAAGCAAACAACCATAAATAAAAATGATGAATAA
- a CDS encoding sulfide/dihydroorotate dehydrogenase-like FAD/NAD-binding protein, whose product MKILKKLTLAEAAGVKITKIEVLSPDIAKKTKPGQFIALMVSDKGERTPLTIVDTDKDIGSITLIFQQLGFTTKLLGEMSAGDSLYALVGPLGHATEIKNYGKVILVGGGVGIAEIYPVAKALKAAGNHITVILGARTKNLLILENALKAVSDDLLVATDDGSYGRKGFTTDILDEVLQKQKYDLVYSVGPIPMMKRSASVTAKYKVKTIVSLNAVMLDATGMCGCCRVTIGGKILFSCVDGPEFDAHQVDWDELINRSKIYEDKEKHICKLGKL is encoded by the coding sequence ATGAAGATACTAAAAAAGCTCACACTCGCCGAGGCCGCCGGCGTAAAGATCACGAAGATCGAGGTGCTTTCGCCCGATATCGCCAAAAAAACGAAACCCGGACAATTTATCGCCCTTATGGTCAGCGATAAAGGGGAGAGGACGCCCCTGACCATAGTCGATACGGATAAAGATATCGGAAGCATAACGCTTATATTCCAGCAGCTGGGATTTACAACGAAACTGCTTGGAGAGATGAGTGCCGGCGATTCGCTGTATGCTCTGGTAGGGCCTCTCGGACACGCCACTGAAATAAAAAATTACGGGAAAGTGATACTTGTCGGAGGAGGAGTCGGCATCGCGGAGATATACCCGGTCGCCAAGGCATTGAAAGCCGCCGGAAATCACATAACCGTCATACTGGGCGCCAGGACGAAGAACCTTTTGATACTGGAAAATGCGCTTAAGGCAGTATCCGACGACTTACTTGTGGCAACGGATGACGGCTCCTATGGCCGCAAAGGCTTCACTACCGACATCCTCGATGAGGTTCTTCAGAAACAGAAATATGATCTTGTCTATTCGGTAGGTCCGATTCCGATGATGAAACGTTCGGCCTCCGTTACCGCTAAATATAAAGTGAAAACGATAGTATCCCTTAATGCCGTTATGCTGGACGCGACAGGTATGTGCGGATGCTGCAGAGTGACCATTGGAGGCAAGATACTATTCAGCTGTGTGGACGGCCCTGAATTCGACGCCCATCAGGTGGATTGGGACGAGCTTATTAATCGCAGCAAAATATATGAAGATAAAGAGAAGCATATCTGCAAACTGGGCAAACTGTGA
- a CDS encoding DUF167 domain-containing protein, producing the protein MRLTVRIKPGAKTEAVEKLLNNEFLVRVKSPAIEGKANKALIKALSGYFNIQKNRISIARGLNSKNKIVDII; encoded by the coding sequence ATGAGGCTAACTGTCAGGATCAAACCGGGCGCTAAGACGGAAGCCGTTGAGAAGCTCCTTAATAATGAGTTTCTGGTGCGCGTAAAATCCCCGGCAATAGAAGGTAAAGCCAACAAAGCTCTGATAAAGGCCCTGAGCGGGTATTTCAATATCCAGAAGAACAGAATATCGATTGCGCGCGGGCTTAATTCGAAAAATAAGATAGTGGACATTATTTAA
- a CDS encoding ferritin family protein encodes MSDNVFNAAEVIDMGIAKEKKRRDFYALVAKKFKDKEMQELFTKLKGWEEEHIQKFTEIRNSVEESEVIESYQGEFEAYIKSLVDDMQYKQVSSANFAKYVRNPLAAIRYGMGFERDAILFFGELLRHMTPQHQEKIAELVNEEKKHLLYLARLKTRYE; translated from the coding sequence ATGTCAGATAATGTATTCAATGCCGCCGAAGTGATCGATATGGGTATCGCCAAAGAGAAGAAACGGCGGGATTTCTATGCGCTCGTCGCGAAGAAATTCAAAGATAAAGAGATGCAGGAGCTCTTTACGAAACTCAAAGGCTGGGAGGAAGAGCATATCCAGAAATTCACCGAGATCCGCAATTCCGTAGAGGAGTCGGAAGTCATCGAATCGTATCAGGGAGAGTTTGAAGCATATATAAAATCGCTCGTAGATGACATGCAATATAAACAGGTATCTTCCGCCAACTTCGCAAAATATGTCAGGAACCCCCTTGCGGCTATCAGGTACGGGATGGGATTTGAAAGAGACGCGATACTCTTCTTCGGCGAACTGCTGCGTCACATGACACCGCAGCACCAGGAAAAGATAGCCGAACTGGTAAACGAAGAGAAGAAGCATCTCTTATACCTGGCCAGACTGAAGACCAGATACGAATAG
- a CDS encoding ATP-dependent 6-phosphofructokinase — protein sequence MIKRIKSKKRIGILTGGGDCAGINAVIRAVAKKAIHDYNMEIVGIEDGYEGAVNNNFRRLENRDVSGILTMGGTILGTTKKINPYRYAIKKDGDFEFKDMSKVAIRNIKNLDIDCLVVIGGDGTLGIAYKLFKDGIPIVGVPKTIDNDILGTDLTFGFDTAVSIATEGIDRLHSTAQSHHRVMVLEVMGHNAGWLALYSGIAGGGDIILIPEIPYDMKSIIDKVKERHGKGKRFSIIVVAEGAKPKGGDVVIQRMVKESSDPIRLGGIGFVLGDQIEKLTSFETRSVVMGHLQRGGTPTAFDRVLATQLGSKAVDMIAAKSFGNMVAMQKSKLIMVNLKDVAKGHRSVPIDHPLIKTSISLGTCFGN from the coding sequence ATGATAAAACGGATAAAGAGCAAGAAGAGGATAGGGATATTGACCGGCGGCGGCGACTGCGCGGGCATCAACGCCGTTATAAGGGCCGTTGCCAAGAAAGCCATCCATGACTACAACATGGAGATCGTCGGCATAGAAGACGGCTACGAAGGAGCGGTAAACAATAATTTCAGAAGACTCGAAAACCGCGATGTATCCGGTATATTGACGATGGGCGGGACGATCCTTGGAACTACCAAGAAGATAAATCCGTACAGATACGCTATCAAGAAGGATGGTGATTTTGAATTCAAGGATATGTCAAAGGTCGCTATCCGCAATATCAAGAACCTCGATATCGATTGTCTCGTCGTAATAGGCGGTGACGGCACGCTCGGTATAGCGTACAAGCTGTTTAAAGACGGTATTCCCATCGTCGGTGTGCCAAAAACCATAGATAATGATATTCTCGGCACCGATCTGACATTCGGATTCGATACCGCGGTGTCCATCGCTACTGAAGGGATCGACCGTCTTCACTCAACGGCCCAATCGCACCACAGGGTCATGGTGCTCGAAGTCATGGGACATAACGCGGGTTGGCTGGCGCTCTATTCAGGCATAGCCGGCGGCGGCGATATAATACTCATACCCGAGATACCGTATGATATGAAATCTATAATCGATAAGGTAAAAGAGCGGCATGGAAAAGGAAAGCGTTTCTCTATTATCGTGGTCGCCGAAGGCGCAAAGCCTAAGGGCGGCGACGTAGTCATCCAGAGGATGGTTAAGGAGAGCTCGGACCCTATAAGGCTGGGAGGCATAGGCTTTGTCCTGGGAGACCAGATAGAAAAGCTGACAAGCTTCGAGACGCGCTCCGTGGTGATGGGTCATCTCCAGAGAGGCGGCACGCCGACAGCGTTCGACAGGGTCCTCGCCACACAACTTGGCTCAAAAGCCGTTGACATGATAGCCGCTAAATCTTTCGGTAATATGGTGGCTATGCAGAAGAGCAAGTTGATAATGGTGAACCTTAAAGATGTGGCCAAAGGGCATAGGAGCGTACCGATCGATCATCCGCTGATAAAGACATCCATATCATTAGGGACCTGCTTCGGGAATTAA
- a CDS encoding DUF3786 domain-containing protein: MEKAWEGVRALTSKERFSIKFLSDVYEIHITEKRVTFTPGNVVAKDYVTIILLHYLARKLAFGKLPELSGEWVDFNELEGGEGYYPAFKKRTIDPIIKKYGADPEALLAAAGRMNAKRVELGDVSVIIYPFDEAAILIKMSKADEEFPSDASILFDKNISGILCTEDIVVLTELIVHKL, from the coding sequence ATGGAAAAAGCATGGGAAGGCGTTCGCGCCCTGACGAGCAAAGAGCGTTTTTCCATCAAATTTCTTTCGGATGTTTATGAGATCCATATAACCGAAAAACGCGTCACCTTCACGCCCGGTAACGTAGTCGCTAAAGATTACGTTACCATAATACTGCTTCATTACCTTGCCAGAAAACTGGCCTTTGGCAAGCTCCCTGAACTATCGGGCGAGTGGGTCGACTTCAATGAGCTCGAAGGCGGTGAGGGTTACTATCCGGCATTTAAAAAACGCACTATCGACCCCATAATAAAGAAATACGGAGCGGATCCCGAGGCGCTATTGGCCGCTGCCGGACGAATGAACGCGAAAAGAGTTGAGCTCGGAGACGTAAGCGTAATAATCTATCCGTTCGACGAGGCCGCGATACTCATAAAAATGTCAAAAGCGGACGAAGAGTTTCCTTCCGACGCCAGTATATTGTTCGATAAGAATATTTCCGGGATATTATGCACGGAGGATATTGTAGTCTTAACGGAATTAATAGTCCACAAACTATAG
- a CDS encoding EAL domain-containing response regulator has protein sequence MKEAKTILMIDDEVDFLSTTQFLLESSNFKVITASTPHEGLRKALLKPDLILLDINMPEMDGLTVCKRLKENKATEDIPIIMLTLNTTTLEKVTAFDFGVADYMGKQFPFEEMLVRIQAVLKTKSPEKARESVEEKNRKISDLRDIVQRKNLQILFQPIVLLKTGVPIGYEALARGPKGTLFENPADLFTFATDVNMFNELDSICRDISIERAVFLKSGEILFLNIDPAITGTPHFKKLKFLNNSKIAPSQICLEITERTFVKNFPMLSMNLKEVRSEGVRVAIDDIGEGYSSLNAIAELRPEFIKIDINIIRNMETDSVKQNLVRLVADLARNTNSRLIGEGIETKKECDTLLSLGVEYGQGYHFSKPFCV, from the coding sequence ATGAAAGAGGCGAAGACTATTTTAATGATAGACGACGAGGTAGATTTCCTGTCGACCACTCAATTTTTGCTTGAGAGCTCCAATTTTAAGGTCATCACCGCCTCAACCCCCCATGAAGGGCTGCGCAAAGCCCTCCTCAAACCAGACCTTATTCTTCTCGATATCAATATGCCGGAGATGGACGGGCTTACGGTGTGCAAGCGCCTGAAGGAGAATAAGGCCACCGAGGATATCCCGATAATCATGCTTACACTAAACACCACCACACTGGAGAAGGTGACGGCTTTTGATTTCGGCGTAGCCGATTACATGGGCAAGCAGTTTCCGTTCGAGGAGATGCTGGTCAGGATACAGGCAGTGCTCAAAACGAAGTCGCCGGAGAAAGCCAGGGAATCCGTCGAAGAAAAGAACAGGAAGATATCAGATTTACGGGATATCGTTCAAAGAAAGAATCTGCAGATACTATTTCAGCCGATAGTTCTTCTTAAGACCGGGGTCCCGATCGGTTACGAAGCCCTGGCGCGCGGACCAAAAGGAACGCTATTTGAAAATCCGGCAGATCTGTTTACTTTCGCCACAGACGTCAACATGTTCAACGAGCTGGATTCCATTTGCAGAGATATATCTATAGAGAGGGCGGTATTCCTTAAAAGCGGAGAGATCCTGTTTTTAAATATCGATCCCGCCATAACAGGCACTCCGCACTTCAAAAAACTGAAGTTTCTGAACAATTCTAAAATAGCCCCGAGCCAGATATGCCTTGAAATCACCGAAAGGACCTTTGTAAAAAACTTCCCGATGCTTTCGATGAACTTAAAAGAGGTGAGATCCGAAGGCGTGAGGGTTGCCATAGATGATATCGGCGAAGGATACTCCAGCCTGAACGCCATCGCGGAATTAAGGCCGGAATTTATCAAGATAGATATAAATATAATCCGGAACATGGAAACGGACAGCGTAAAACAGAACCTTGTCCGCCTGGTGGCGGATCTGGCCAGAAATACTAATAGCCGCCTCATAGGCGAAGGAATAGAAACAAAGAAGGAATGCGACACGCTCCTGTCGCTGGGCGTCGAATATGGGCAGGGGTACCATTTCAGCAAGCCTTTCTGCGTTTGA
- a CDS encoding ATP-binding protein encodes MAAETEGLTGMHFVYLGILAAILAFLWSKYFRSLKTIDKNPEPTPNEWTSPVISPKIHGKIDGPFDPHDLSERAALTLTKLRHSGFAKETDTILEEVSKKFNDIIKEKNIQYGEVDQKYKQTLVEKKQIDSIVRSVAEGLVVLNDRGEVIMMNPAAEKLLDVDKADQMGKPVRGMIKKSQLMSLATREAGSEETEIEMEATSEDTKKVLRASNAVIENENGQTIGMVSVFTDVTKQKELDAMKSQFVSNISHELRTPLIAIRNSVEIMLAKKSGPLTEEQNKFLSIAENNLKRLGLLIDDLLDLSKVEAKKAELHPEPSDIEQVIDETCDSLEAWAGTKEIAISRNVQRNIRKVSIDRKRITQVLTNLIGNAIKFTPNKGTITISVNITQAEGKDMLIVSVADTGAGIAKEDIPKLFNKFQQLGSGGSLHHVSGTGLGLYISKEMINLHGGTIWAKSELNKGSTFIFKIPV; translated from the coding sequence ATGGCAGCTGAAACTGAAGGACTTACCGGAATGCATTTCGTTTACCTTGGCATACTGGCGGCCATATTAGCCTTCCTATGGTCGAAATATTTTAGGTCTCTAAAGACGATCGATAAAAATCCGGAGCCCACGCCCAACGAATGGACCAGTCCCGTCATAAGTCCTAAAATACACGGTAAAATTGACGGGCCATTCGATCCTCACGACCTAAGCGAACGCGCTGCCTTAACGCTGACCAAGCTGAGGCACAGCGGCTTCGCCAAAGAGACCGATACTATACTGGAAGAGGTGAGTAAGAAGTTCAACGATATAATAAAAGAAAAAAATATCCAATACGGAGAGGTCGATCAAAAATACAAACAGACGCTTGTCGAGAAGAAACAGATAGACTCAATTGTAAGGAGCGTCGCCGAAGGCCTGGTGGTCCTCAACGACCGCGGCGAGGTCATCATGATGAATCCGGCGGCTGAGAAATTGCTCGATGTCGACAAGGCGGACCAGATGGGAAAACCGGTGCGGGGGATGATAAAGAAGTCCCAGCTTATGTCGTTGGCGACCCGCGAGGCAGGGAGCGAAGAGACGGAGATAGAGATGGAAGCCACCAGCGAGGACACGAAGAAGGTCCTCAGGGCCTCAAACGCCGTAATCGAAAATGAAAACGGGCAGACCATCGGCATGGTCTCGGTCTTTACGGATGTCACCAAGCAGAAAGAGCTGGACGCTATGAAGTCGCAATTTGTCTCGAACATATCGCATGAGCTTAGGACCCCGCTCATCGCCATCCGGAATTCGGTGGAGATAATGCTCGCCAAAAAATCCGGGCCGCTTACAGAGGAACAGAATAAGTTTTTGTCGATCGCCGAAAATAACTTAAAGAGGCTGGGCCTCCTGATAGACGACCTGCTCGATCTCTCGAAAGTGGAAGCGAAAAAAGCGGAATTGCACCCGGAACCATCGGACATAGAACAGGTGATCGATGAAACCTGCGACTCTCTTGAGGCATGGGCCGGCACAAAAGAGATAGCTATATCAAGAAATGTGCAGCGCAATATTCGTAAGGTGTCCATAGACCGGAAACGGATTACGCAGGTGCTTACCAACCTTATCGGCAACGCCATTAAATTTACTCCAAACAAGGGCACCATAACGATCAGCGTAAACATAACTCAGGCCGAGGGGAAGGATATGCTGATCGTAAGCGTGGCCGATACCGGCGCGGGGATAGCGAAAGAGGATATCCCGAAACTATTCAATAAATTTCAGCAACTCGGAAGCGGGGGATCACTGCATCATGTCAGCGGCACAGGGCTAGGGCTATACATTTCCAAGGAGATGATAAACCTTCACGGAGGAACCATCTGGGCCAAGAGCGAGCTCAATAAAGGTTCCACGTTTATTTTTAAGATCCCGGTATAA